In a single window of the Xylanimonas protaetiae genome:
- a CDS encoding FKBP-type peptidyl-prolyl cis-trans isomerase, with product MNYRLPVRAAALALAAALALTACGSGSASDSGASPSPTATAAPSPSAADVAAVAGIKIEGDAGAEPTLTFDAPLSVSTPTARLVDKGDGEPLQDGQNLSVHFVAFSGEDASRVGSTWQEGQGSTDQITLGDPSLGVINDVLTGQNVGARALVANPMTAQDGTVTTSIMLLEVAAAKTIPTRAEGEAVTPAEGLPTVTLDDSGKPSITIPEGYQAPTELVAQTLIKGSGPAVEATQSITAHYTGWKLDGTVFDSSWERGTPATFSLQQVIQGWTQGLAGQTVGSQVLLVIPASLAYGEAGASSHALAGETLVFVVDILDAN from the coding sequence GTGAACTACCGACTTCCCGTCCGCGCCGCTGCGCTGGCGCTCGCCGCCGCCCTGGCCCTGACCGCCTGTGGTTCCGGCTCGGCCTCCGACTCCGGTGCCTCGCCGTCGCCGACCGCGACCGCCGCGCCGTCGCCCAGCGCGGCCGACGTCGCCGCCGTCGCCGGCATCAAGATCGAGGGCGACGCCGGCGCCGAGCCGACCCTGACGTTCGACGCGCCGCTCTCGGTGTCCACCCCCACGGCGCGCCTCGTCGACAAGGGCGACGGCGAGCCGCTGCAGGACGGCCAGAACCTCTCGGTCCACTTCGTCGCGTTCAGCGGCGAGGACGCCTCGCGCGTCGGCTCGACGTGGCAGGAGGGCCAGGGCTCGACCGACCAGATCACCCTGGGCGACCCGAGCCTCGGCGTCATCAACGACGTCCTGACCGGCCAGAACGTCGGGGCGCGCGCCCTCGTTGCCAACCCGATGACGGCCCAGGACGGCACCGTCACGACGTCGATCATGCTGCTCGAGGTCGCCGCCGCGAAGACGATCCCGACGCGCGCCGAGGGCGAGGCCGTGACGCCGGCCGAGGGCCTGCCGACCGTCACGCTGGACGACTCGGGCAAGCCGTCGATCACGATCCCCGAGGGCTACCAGGCGCCGACGGAGCTCGTCGCGCAGACCCTCATCAAGGGCTCGGGCCCGGCCGTCGAGGCCACCCAGTCCATCACCGCGCACTACACCGGCTGGAAGCTCGACGGCACCGTCTTCGACTCCTCCTGGGAGCGCGGCACGCCCGCCACGTTCAGCCTGCAGCAGGTCATCCAGGGCTGGACGCAGGGCCTCGCCGGCCAGACGGTCGGCTCGCAGGTGCTGCTCGTGATCCCCGCGTCGCTGGCGTACGGCGAGGCGGGCGCAAGCTCGCACGCGCTGGCCGGCGAGACGCTGGTCTTCGTCGTCGACATCCTTGACGCGAACTGA
- a CDS encoding SRPBCC family protein, with protein MSTTDAVPTTIDESATVVVRREVRIEAPVDLVWRLHTDVAAWPSWQTDVEAAHVDGPLVPGATFRWSTHGLDVASTVYAVDAPRRILWGGPAQGITGIHEWTFTPDGDATIVRTAESWEGDPVRADAENLRAALDASLGSWLALLRGKAEAKAGKRAKKARRRRAAKVLAWTSLVVTGLFVLAEPWLLVPVLTFALALSLWD; from the coding sequence ATGAGCACCACCGACGCCGTCCCCACCACCATCGACGAGTCCGCCACCGTCGTCGTCCGCCGCGAGGTCCGCATCGAGGCCCCGGTCGACCTCGTGTGGCGCCTGCACACCGACGTCGCCGCCTGGCCGTCCTGGCAGACGGACGTCGAGGCCGCGCACGTCGACGGCCCGCTCGTCCCGGGCGCCACCTTCCGCTGGAGCACCCACGGGCTCGACGTCGCCTCGACCGTCTACGCCGTCGACGCGCCGCGCCGCATCCTGTGGGGCGGCCCCGCGCAGGGCATCACGGGCATCCACGAGTGGACCTTCACGCCCGACGGCGACGCGACGATCGTCCGCACCGCCGAGTCCTGGGAGGGCGACCCCGTCCGGGCCGACGCCGAGAACCTGCGCGCCGCGCTCGACGCCTCCCTCGGGTCCTGGCTGGCGCTCCTGCGGGGCAAGGCCGAGGCCAAGGCCGGCAAGCGCGCGAAGAAGGCCCGCCGACGCCGGGCCGCGAAGGTCCTCGCCTGGACGTCGCTCGTCGTCACCGGGCTCTTCGTGCTGGCCGAGCCGTGGCTGCTGGTCCCGGTCCTCACGTTCGCGCTCGCGCTCAGCCTGTGGGACTGA
- a CDS encoding alpha-amylase family protein, producing the protein MARDEQPVWWHVYPLGFCDAPIRDADPAPATRLRRLLGWLDYAADLGVTGLLLGPVFASQSHGYDSLDLLRIDPRLGGDQDFDDLVAACGERGLRIVLDGVFSHVGDRHPWLVDALAHGPDSEHAGLFDIVWDADGGPAPRVWEGHGALARLDHASAQTADHVVDVMEHWLARGTDGWRLDAAYSVDTAFWARVIPRVRARFPHAWFLGEVIHGDYAAFVEASGVDTVTQYELWKAVRSSIADRNFFELDWTLRRHNELLGHFTPQTFVGNHDVTRVASAVGADHAVTAAAILLTVGGVPSVYAGDEQGFTGVKEDRLGGDDAVRPAFPDRPEDLAPWGSSVHRAHRELLALRHRHPWLTTATTTTTHLSSTRYAYRTTSRDAQDWLDVEHDLDAGTFVSDRAGRIVWRHAA; encoded by the coding sequence ATGGCTCGCGACGAGCAGCCGGTCTGGTGGCACGTGTACCCGCTCGGCTTCTGCGACGCGCCGATCCGCGACGCGGACCCGGCACCCGCCACGCGCCTGCGCCGCTTGCTCGGCTGGCTCGACTACGCCGCGGACCTCGGCGTCACCGGCCTCCTCCTGGGCCCGGTGTTCGCCTCGCAGTCGCACGGCTACGACAGCCTCGACCTGCTGCGCATCGACCCGCGCCTCGGCGGCGACCAGGACTTCGACGACCTCGTCGCCGCATGCGGCGAGCGCGGCCTGCGCATCGTGCTCGACGGCGTCTTCAGCCACGTCGGCGACCGGCACCCCTGGCTCGTCGACGCGCTGGCGCACGGCCCGGACAGCGAGCACGCCGGCCTCTTCGACATCGTCTGGGACGCCGACGGCGGCCCCGCTCCCCGCGTCTGGGAGGGCCACGGCGCGCTGGCCCGCCTCGACCACGCCTCCGCGCAGACGGCGGACCACGTCGTCGACGTCATGGAGCACTGGCTCGCGCGCGGCACCGACGGCTGGCGGCTCGACGCCGCCTACTCCGTCGACACGGCGTTCTGGGCCCGCGTGATCCCCCGCGTCCGCGCCCGCTTCCCCCACGCGTGGTTCCTCGGCGAGGTCATCCACGGCGACTACGCCGCGTTCGTCGAGGCGTCCGGCGTCGACACCGTCACGCAGTACGAGCTGTGGAAGGCGGTCCGCTCGTCGATCGCCGACCGCAACTTCTTCGAGCTCGACTGGACGCTGCGCCGCCACAACGAGCTCCTCGGGCACTTCACGCCTCAGACCTTCGTCGGGAACCACGACGTCACGCGCGTCGCCAGCGCCGTCGGCGCCGACCACGCCGTGACGGCGGCCGCGATCCTGCTCACCGTCGGCGGCGTCCCGTCGGTCTACGCCGGCGACGAGCAGGGCTTCACCGGGGTCAAGGAGGACCGCCTCGGCGGCGACGACGCCGTCCGCCCCGCGTTCCCGGACCGGCCCGAGGACCTCGCCCCCTGGGGCAGCTCCGTGCACCGCGCCCACCGAGAGCTCCTCGCGCTGCGCCACCGCCACCCGTGGCTCACCACCGCCACGACCACGACCACGCACCTGTCCAGCACGCGCTACGCCTACCGGACGACGTCGCGCGACGCCCAGGACTGGCTCGACGTCGAGCACGACCTCGACGCGGGCACCTTCGTCAGCGACCGCGCGGGGCGCATCGTCTGGCGGCATGCGGCCTGA
- a CDS encoding IS701 family transposase codes for MSYETDGLARLEQERADELCRLVLAGMARSDQRTRGHEYVLGLLAASGRKTVRRIASCEREQTANEQRLHHFISRSTWSSRDVLGRLVGRLQAEDVARGWVVRPMVVEKHGDQSVGVKNEVVPCLGRAVNHQHVLASWFVGQRLTVPVDWRMVMAATCDEAEGQRTKTHVPVRNDSPTASHAAAALVRALRPVDRTVPVMMDAREADPGLIIAAARAKGLPFLLRIPGSTYLQAQDGVPPLGSTPGRFRAQRLAELVRGQARLVPGVTLRTASRTPVVLRGPAGSIAATLVGLWSSGAGWAGVWLTDMEEDVAATVARTDLVAEADRAFEGMARELGAADYEGRSHQGWYHHMAMVSVAHAVRASVLTEDGADNVPPLVHLAAG; via the coding sequence ATGTCGTACGAGACGGACGGCTTGGCTCGGCTGGAACAAGAGCGAGCGGACGAGCTGTGCCGGCTCGTCCTCGCCGGCATGGCGCGGTCCGACCAGCGGACCCGGGGGCATGAGTACGTGCTGGGGCTCCTCGCCGCCAGTGGACGGAAGACCGTCCGTCGGATCGCTAGTTGCGAACGCGAGCAGACTGCTAACGAGCAGCGGCTCCATCACTTCATCAGCCGCTCGACCTGGTCCTCTCGCGACGTCCTCGGCCGGTTGGTCGGCCGGTTGCAGGCCGAGGACGTCGCGCGAGGCTGGGTTGTCCGGCCGATGGTCGTCGAAAAACACGGCGACCAGTCGGTCGGTGTGAAGAACGAGGTGGTGCCATGCCTGGGCCGAGCGGTCAACCACCAGCACGTCCTAGCGTCGTGGTTCGTGGGGCAGCGGCTCACGGTGCCCGTCGACTGGCGGATGGTCATGGCCGCCACATGCGATGAGGCCGAAGGGCAGCGGACGAAGACGCACGTCCCCGTCCGGAACGACAGCCCAACCGCCTCCCATGCCGCAGCCGCGCTGGTCCGGGCTCTGCGCCCGGTGGACCGGACGGTGCCAGTCATGATGGATGCCCGTGAGGCGGACCCGGGTCTGATCATCGCCGCTGCTCGCGCCAAGGGCCTGCCGTTCCTTCTGCGTATCCCTGGCAGCACCTACCTGCAGGCCCAGGACGGCGTGCCGCCGTTAGGTAGCACGCCGGGGCGGTTTCGCGCCCAGCGCCTTGCGGAACTCGTCCGGGGCCAGGCGCGGCTGGTGCCTGGGGTGACCCTGCGGACCGCCAGCCGCACGCCCGTCGTCCTGCGAGGTCCGGCTGGTTCGATCGCTGCGACGCTCGTGGGACTCTGGTCGAGCGGTGCTGGCTGGGCCGGCGTGTGGCTGACGGACATGGAGGAGGACGTCGCCGCGACGGTGGCGCGCACAGACCTGGTCGCTGAGGCTGACCGTGCGTTCGAGGGCATGGCGCGCGAGCTCGGGGCCGCGGACTACGAAGGACGCTCGCACCAGGGTTGGTATCACCACATGGCGATGGTGTCGGTGGCGCATGCCGTCCGCGCGTCGGTGCTGACGGAGGACGGCGCCGACAACGTCCCGCCGCTCGTGCACCTGGCCGCCGGATAG
- a CDS encoding MFS transporter — protein sequence MTTQTLRAEVLGAQAPGRPARAAVLAAASLTIMAPALIAPSLPAMAGHFRDETLVRLALTVTSLAIAVGAPLAGALADRLGRRLVLLAGLVAYAVAGTAGLVVTGLGTLLATRAALGLAVGAVTTAVGALITDWFTGPRRATYLGYQQAAASLGGVVLLPLAGLLADVGWRAPFWLYAVAAPVAGLVLAAVPRSGSARAEGRRPAASDAPAPGTNGRVLGLYALALVATAVFFMAPTQLPFLLGGLGVGPGVVGVAIAGSTLTSLAGSLAFPAVRRRLSPTAITLAALALLGVGWALIGRADGLGLVVAGLLVGGIGVGLTVPNLNLRLGDLAPAGRRGQVLAGLVAGIFLGQFLSPLAAGPLVAAVGPDGAFTAAGLLTTAGAALAAPFLLRPHRGR from the coding sequence ATGACCACGCAGACGCTCCGAGCCGAAGTCCTCGGGGCTCAGGCCCCGGGGCGCCCCGCCCGCGCGGCTGTCCTCGCGGCGGCCAGCCTGACGATCATGGCCCCGGCCCTGATCGCCCCGAGCCTGCCCGCGATGGCCGGCCACTTCAGGGACGAGACGCTCGTCCGGCTCGCCCTGACCGTCACGTCGCTGGCCATCGCGGTCGGCGCCCCGCTCGCGGGCGCGCTCGCCGACCGGCTCGGGCGCCGCCTGGTACTGCTCGCGGGCCTGGTGGCGTACGCCGTGGCCGGCACAGCAGGACTCGTCGTCACCGGCCTGGGCACGCTGCTCGCCACGCGGGCCGCGCTCGGCCTCGCGGTCGGCGCGGTGACGACGGCGGTCGGCGCCCTGATCACCGACTGGTTCACCGGACCGCGACGCGCCACCTACCTGGGCTACCAGCAGGCGGCAGCGAGCCTCGGCGGAGTGGTGCTCCTCCCCCTCGCCGGGCTCCTGGCCGACGTCGGCTGGCGGGCGCCCTTCTGGCTCTACGCCGTCGCGGCGCCCGTCGCCGGGCTGGTCCTGGCCGCCGTCCCGCGCTCGGGCTCTGCCCGCGCCGAGGGACGGCGCCCGGCAGCCTCCGACGCTCCGGCGCCGGGCACGAACGGGCGCGTGCTGGGGCTGTACGCGCTCGCCCTGGTCGCGACCGCCGTGTTCTTCATGGCCCCCACCCAGCTGCCCTTCCTGCTGGGCGGCCTGGGCGTCGGGCCGGGCGTCGTGGGCGTCGCGATCGCCGGGTCCACCCTGACGAGCCTGGCCGGCTCGCTCGCGTTCCCGGCCGTGCGGCGTCGCCTGTCGCCGACGGCGATCACCCTCGCCGCGCTCGCGCTGCTGGGCGTCGGCTGGGCGCTGATCGGGCGGGCCGACGGGCTCGGGCTCGTCGTGGCGGGGCTCCTCGTCGGCGGGATCGGCGTGGGGCTCACCGTGCCGAACCTCAACCTCCGCCTCGGCGACCTCGCCCCGGCGGGCCGGCGCGGCCAGGTGCTCGCCGGGCTCGTCGCCGGCATCTTCCTCGGGCAGTTCCTGTCGCCGCTGGCGGCCGGGCCGCTCGTGGCCGCCGTCGGGCCCGACGGCGCGTTCACCGCGGCCGGGCTCCTCACCACCGCGGGCGCAGCCCTCGCCGCCCCGTTCCTCCTCCGGCCGCACCGCGGCCGCTGA
- a CDS encoding DNA-processing protein DprA, translating into MAAATEENAALVALLRTLRKGERWASVTERVLERGSALAVWHDRTNESLLPDPDLVDAYNQALADVGTWVEAGYRLIGILDQDYPARLREIHQAPPFLFAAGQLLADDAAIAVVGSRKASDRGLGIASALADALARMHVTVLSGLAAGVDAAAHTAALAAGGRTVAIIGTGISRQYPAENRALQRQIMERGLVLSQFWPDAPPQQHNFLMRNAVMSGYGRATVVVEASEKSGARAQARMAVEHGRPVVLTDHVVATNDWAKALAGRPGVHVAHGYQEALDQIGSVLDKENEVDRLLVDLLGAGL; encoded by the coding sequence ATGGCCGCAGCAACGGAGGAGAACGCCGCGCTGGTCGCGCTGCTCCGCACGCTCCGCAAGGGCGAGAGATGGGCCTCCGTGACCGAGCGCGTCCTGGAGCGCGGCAGCGCACTCGCAGTCTGGCACGACAGAACCAATGAGTCGCTCCTACCGGACCCCGATCTCGTTGATGCGTACAACCAGGCGCTCGCCGACGTCGGGACCTGGGTCGAGGCCGGCTACCGACTGATCGGGATCCTCGACCAGGACTACCCCGCGCGCCTCCGGGAGATCCATCAGGCCCCACCTTTCCTCTTCGCCGCCGGACAGCTGCTCGCCGATGACGCCGCGATCGCCGTTGTCGGCTCCCGGAAGGCCTCAGATCGGGGGCTCGGCATCGCCTCCGCGCTTGCCGACGCGCTGGCTCGTATGCACGTGACGGTGCTCTCTGGTCTTGCTGCGGGTGTCGATGCCGCGGCGCACACCGCCGCGCTTGCGGCGGGGGGACGTACGGTTGCCATCATTGGTACGGGAATCAGCAGGCAGTACCCCGCTGAGAACCGGGCGCTGCAGCGTCAGATTATGGAGCGGGGCCTCGTTCTCTCGCAGTTCTGGCCCGACGCACCCCCACAGCAGCACAACTTCCTGATGCGGAACGCCGTTATGTCGGGATACGGCCGCGCCACAGTTGTCGTGGAGGCTAGCGAGAAGAGCGGCGCTCGTGCTCAGGCACGCATGGCCGTTGAGCATGGCCGACCGGTCGTCCTCACTGACCACGTCGTGGCCACGAACGATTGGGCAAAGGCTCTCGCCGGCCGTCCTGGCGTTCACGTAGCTCACGGATACCAAGAAGCGCTGGACCAGATCGGCTCAGTTCTCGACAAGGAGAACGAGGTCGACCGCCTCCTGGTTGACCTCCTGGGCGCCGGCCTGTGA
- a CDS encoding IS1634 family transposase, whose amino-acid sequence MVWVRRVRTASGATAVQIVESVNGRRRIVRHVGSAHDEVALGLLMDEAADLIKGDQQLELDLGLQAVSRYAPLIPVPQPPALFGQTPSRARGWMPAPLLRRSFSRILYDAIGGVFDELGFDIVGDDTFRDLVIARIVEPTSLLDVDRVLSDLGRVAASLSTRKRTLKRAQDGRYRDLIAKACFTFAQASDDVSLVLYDVTTLYFEAEKEDDLRKVGYSKERRVDPQIVVGLLVDRTGFPLEIGCFEGNKAETLTILPVIKSFQARHGIEGMVIVADAGMLSGANLRELDDAGFSFIVGSRQTTAPLDLASHYRWHGTVFTDGQMIDTITPKHRGATPVNDVNVKAEPVWTKTGTPASWRAVWAYSAKRFARDNRTLTAQEDRARSVIDGDKPARATRFVKTTGTARTLDETALARARKVAGLKGYVTNIPATVMAPGEVISSYHDLWHVEQSFRMSKTDLQARPFFARTRDAIEAHLTIVFTALAVSRTIQDRTGLSIRKVLRELRPLRSATIEINGVIRDAEPAIPADKQAILDAIRKPARH is encoded by the coding sequence GTGGTGTGGGTTCGGCGGGTGAGGACGGCGTCGGGTGCGACGGCGGTCCAGATCGTCGAGTCCGTGAACGGGCGGCGGCGGATCGTGCGGCATGTCGGGTCGGCGCATGACGAGGTCGCGCTCGGCCTGTTGATGGATGAGGCGGCCGATCTGATCAAGGGTGACCAGCAGTTGGAGCTCGACCTTGGCCTGCAGGCCGTGTCGAGGTACGCCCCGTTGATTCCCGTCCCGCAGCCGCCGGCCCTGTTCGGGCAGACGCCCTCCCGTGCGCGTGGGTGGATGCCCGCGCCCCTGCTGCGGCGCTCGTTCTCCCGGATCCTGTACGACGCGATCGGGGGCGTGTTCGACGAGCTCGGTTTCGACATCGTCGGCGACGACACCTTCCGCGACCTGGTGATCGCGCGGATCGTGGAGCCGACCTCGCTGCTCGACGTCGACCGGGTCCTGTCCGACCTGGGCCGGGTCGCCGCGTCGCTGTCCACGCGGAAGCGGACGTTGAAGCGGGCGCAGGACGGCCGGTACCGGGACCTGATCGCGAAGGCGTGCTTCACGTTCGCGCAGGCCAGCGATGATGTGTCCCTCGTGCTGTATGACGTGACCACGCTCTACTTCGAAGCGGAGAAGGAAGACGACCTGCGCAAGGTCGGCTACTCCAAAGAACGTCGCGTCGACCCGCAGATCGTCGTCGGCCTCCTCGTAGACAGGACCGGGTTCCCCCTCGAGATCGGCTGCTTCGAGGGGAACAAGGCCGAAACGCTCACGATCCTGCCCGTCATCAAGTCCTTCCAAGCCAGGCACGGCATCGAGGGCATGGTCATCGTCGCGGACGCCGGCATGCTCTCCGGTGCGAACCTGCGCGAGCTCGACGACGCCGGGTTCTCCTTCATCGTCGGCTCCCGCCAGACCACCGCGCCCCTCGACCTGGCCTCGCACTACCGGTGGCACGGCACCGTGTTCACCGACGGGCAGATGATCGACACGATCACCCCCAAGCACCGCGGCGCGACGCCCGTCAATGACGTCAACGTCAAGGCCGAGCCCGTGTGGACGAAGACCGGGACCCCGGCGTCATGGCGGGCCGTGTGGGCCTACTCCGCGAAGAGGTTCGCGAGAGACAACCGGACCCTGACCGCGCAGGAGGACCGCGCCCGATCAGTCATCGACGGTGACAAGCCCGCCCGCGCCACCCGGTTCGTCAAGACCACCGGAACCGCCCGCACCCTCGACGAGACCGCCCTGGCCAGGGCGCGGAAGGTCGCCGGCCTCAAGGGCTACGTCACGAACATCCCCGCCACGGTCATGGCCCCAGGCGAGGTCATCTCCAGCTACCACGATCTGTGGCACGTCGAGCAGTCCTTCCGGATGTCGAAGACAGACCTGCAGGCCAGACCCTTCTTCGCGAGGACACGCGACGCGATCGAAGCCCACCTCACCATCGTCTTCACCGCGCTGGCCGTCTCCCGCACGATCCAGGACCGCACCGGACTGTCCATCCGGAAAGTCCTGCGCGAGCTACGACCACTGCGCTCCGCGACCATCGAGATCAACGGCGTCATCCGCGACGCCGAACCCGCCATCCCCGCCGACAAGCAGGCCATCCTCGACGCGATCAGGAAGCCCGCAAGGCACTAA
- a CDS encoding alpha/beta hydrolase encodes MPQEIRSLTVLPAQRDDVELHTRDGLTLVGELAVPVDAEPAATLVTFHPLPTHGGYMDSHVFRKAAWRLPALAGLAVLRFNTRGTASPRGTSQGTFDGGEAERYDVEAAYEFAQFHGLPRRWAVGWSFGTELILKHGDDPSIEGAVLLSPPLHRATDADLDRWAAFGRPLVVLVPEHDDYLQPDEARRRFARVPQAEVIGVDGAKHLWVGEPAVRRVLDEIVAHVVPGQAPLPTTWDGETSTVSAAVGD; translated from the coding sequence GTGCCGCAGGAGATCCGTTCGCTCACCGTCCTGCCCGCCCAGCGCGACGACGTCGAGCTGCACACCCGCGACGGCCTGACGCTCGTCGGGGAGCTGGCCGTGCCGGTCGACGCCGAGCCGGCCGCGACGCTCGTGACGTTCCACCCGCTGCCCACGCACGGCGGTTACATGGACTCGCACGTGTTCCGCAAGGCCGCGTGGCGGCTGCCCGCGCTCGCCGGCCTCGCCGTCCTGCGGTTCAACACGCGCGGCACCGCCTCGCCGCGCGGCACGTCGCAGGGCACGTTCGACGGCGGCGAGGCCGAGCGCTACGACGTCGAGGCCGCCTACGAGTTCGCCCAGTTCCACGGCCTGCCGCGGCGCTGGGCCGTCGGCTGGTCGTTCGGCACCGAGCTCATCCTCAAGCACGGCGACGACCCCTCGATCGAGGGCGCCGTCTTGCTGTCCCCGCCGCTGCACCGCGCCACCGACGCCGACCTCGACCGCTGGGCCGCGTTCGGCCGCCCGCTCGTGGTCCTGGTGCCCGAGCACGACGACTACCTCCAGCCCGACGAGGCCCGCCGCCGCTTCGCGCGCGTCCCGCAGGCCGAGGTGATCGGCGTCGACGGCGCCAAGCACCTGTGGGTCGGCGAGCCCGCCGTCCGGCGCGTGCTGGACGAGATCGTCGCGCACGTGGTGCCTGGTCAGGCGCCGTTGCCGACGACGTGGGACGGTGAGACCAGCACCGTGTCGGCCGCCGTCGGCGACTGA
- a CDS encoding TetR/AcrR family transcriptional regulator produces the protein MARTDRKPRQRLDPDARRAAILAAATEAFAAQPYADVKVSAVAAQAGASDALLYRYFAGKEELYAAVVRAGVDALGSALVAALAELDDGVPVRERLRAAVIVYLDHIAARPGAWAMPHRQPGGEPPAAAALRAAARTAYVDRLRALLAPSAQARHEYALWGYYGFLDAVCLRWVERGCPADDRWSVIDAALGALEGALGDWAA, from the coding sequence ATGGCCAGGACCGACCGCAAGCCGAGGCAGCGCCTCGATCCCGACGCCCGCCGCGCCGCGATCCTCGCCGCGGCCACCGAGGCCTTCGCCGCGCAGCCCTACGCCGACGTGAAGGTCAGTGCGGTCGCCGCGCAGGCGGGCGCGTCGGACGCGCTGCTCTACCGGTACTTCGCGGGCAAGGAGGAGCTGTACGCCGCCGTCGTGCGCGCCGGCGTCGACGCGCTGGGGAGCGCGCTCGTCGCGGCGCTCGCCGAGCTCGACGACGGCGTGCCCGTGCGCGAGCGCCTGCGCGCCGCCGTGATCGTCTACCTCGACCACATCGCCGCGCGTCCCGGGGCGTGGGCGATGCCGCACCGGCAGCCCGGGGGCGAGCCGCCCGCGGCGGCCGCGCTGCGAGCGGCGGCCCGCACCGCCTACGTCGACCGCCTGCGCGCGCTGCTCGCGCCCAGCGCGCAGGCGCGCCACGAGTACGCCCTGTGGGGCTACTACGGGTTCCTCGACGCCGTGTGCCTGCGCTGGGTCGAGCGGGGCTGCCCCGCGGACGACCGCTGGTCCGTGATCGACGCGGCGCTCGGTGCGCTCGAGGGGGCGCTCGGCGACTGGGCGGCCTGA
- a CDS encoding TetR/AcrR family transcriptional regulator yields the protein MNRTTLSTAELRKPVVAAAAVREFARGGYHGTTIADVARAAKISPAYVIKLFPAKERLFVAALETCFDQVVEALATGADHAADPSPTGLLDAMGGAYAHLIADRTLLMLQVHAQSVADLPEIGEALRAGLQQVVDFAKSRSRASDEAVQRFVAYGQLCHLIVTAQIDDVPDAWARLLTEGIRHPG from the coding sequence ATGAACCGCACGACGCTCTCCACCGCCGAGCTCCGCAAGCCGGTCGTCGCCGCGGCAGCCGTCCGGGAGTTCGCCCGCGGCGGCTACCACGGCACCACCATCGCGGACGTGGCCCGCGCCGCGAAGATCTCCCCCGCCTACGTCATCAAGCTGTTCCCCGCCAAGGAGCGGCTCTTCGTGGCGGCGCTCGAGACGTGCTTCGACCAGGTGGTCGAGGCGCTCGCCACGGGCGCGGACCACGCGGCCGACCCGTCGCCCACGGGCCTGCTCGACGCGATGGGCGGCGCTTACGCGCACCTCATCGCGGACCGCACGCTGCTCATGCTCCAGGTGCACGCGCAGTCGGTGGCCGACCTCCCCGAGATCGGCGAGGCGCTGCGCGCCGGCCTGCAGCAGGTCGTGGACTTCGCGAAGAGCCGGTCGCGCGCCTCGGACGAGGCGGTGCAGCGGTTCGTCGCGTACGGCCAGCTCTGCCACCTCATCGTCACCGCGCAGATCGACGACGTCCCGGACGCCTGGGCCCGCCTCCTCACGGAGGGGATCCGGCACCCCGGCTGA
- a CDS encoding Dabb family protein — translation MIVHGNRFTIKPGVTPEQLEEALESLRNQGRVIPSVRSFVVGRDFGGEYEWGASFVIDDLDGYWEYLVHPAHRNTDRVGLPLVDRFASFDITDDADPEAGAKIAALHQRRYESDAALTQLVSDLGEYSGSAAPGPHAG, via the coding sequence ATGATCGTCCACGGCAACCGCTTCACCATCAAGCCCGGCGTCACCCCCGAGCAGCTCGAGGAGGCCCTCGAGAGCCTGCGCAACCAGGGGCGCGTCATCCCCTCGGTGCGGTCCTTCGTCGTCGGCCGCGACTTCGGCGGCGAGTACGAGTGGGGCGCCAGCTTCGTCATCGACGACCTCGACGGCTACTGGGAGTACCTCGTCCACCCGGCGCACCGGAACACCGACCGCGTCGGCCTGCCGCTCGTCGACAGGTTCGCGTCGTTCGACATCACCGACGACGCCGACCCCGAGGCGGGCGCCAAGATCGCGGCGCTGCACCAGCGGCGCTACGAGAGCGACGCGGCGCTCACGCAGCTCGTGTCGGACCTCGGCGAGTACAGCGGCAGCGCCGCGCCCGGCCCGCACGCGGGCTGA